gcagaaggaaggaacCAAGGTTTTCATTCGATGATGAACACAGTGATTTCTGAAGTATGTTCAGAGGATGAATGACACAGGCTGGGTCTCTTCCACGTCACCAGGATGAGGGTCAACCTGCAAAAAACAGAGCAGACCGAGATGACTGCCACCGCCTTCTTCAGAACGAGTCCAGTATCCACTAATTAAATGATGGTTACAAGCCAAGTAGCTTGGAGCCTGTTATTAAGAAGTCCCAATAGGTCATTTAAGAACTCTGTATTCCATGACCACATAAGACACTTTAAAGGCAATCCATGTGCCCACAAACCGCAAGCTACAGGTCTGGTAACTGGATCAGTGACTATCTATCATCACTGTAAAAACATTTACATCTATGTACTACTGCTTATGAGTCAGCAACACACTTAAATGAATGAAGGGCAGCAAATGATgactatttaaaaatagcataaaaaaaaaaaccctaattttcttttgctttgtttacCTCTGAATAAAGAGGTGGAGGCTGAAACCGGAATTCCTGTATGCAGGCGAACACAGGACAGCAGGCTTCCCCCTCACCACCGGAAGGCTGCGTGTAAGATGGAACATGTCTAGAGAATTCTTCCTCTGATACCACATCTGCATAATTTGGTGGTGCTGAAAGAGAAACGGAGTTGAATCCAAGAGAACCgtgaaaaaattaattaatctTTTCTGAACCCTCGCCATTTAGGTAAATTTGaagataaatttattattttcctctgtTCAGCAAGCGTATGGGCCCACAACAACAAAAGTTATTTAAGAGACTGCTTTTATTAAACTACTATTAAAACTGattatattttactcttttgatGTATGGAAGTGCTGTGTTCTAGGTAAATATCACTGAAGTCTGGCTATAGTAATAAGCTAATACTTGATCCTTCAGACAGGTTTACATCACAAACTTATACTATTTTAAATTGAAATCAGGAGACACTGATTTTATTCCTGGATCTACTATCAGTGACTGTGTGTCCAGGATAAGTCAAGTTCTCCAAGTCCCTTCTAGGAATGATGTCTTaagatttttaataataacaatatttcTAGTAGTGGTAATTAACATTTGAGTACAACTATTTTCCAAGATCTGCTCTTAAGTACTTTAATGTGTAAAATGTTATATGaaggaatttcaaaatagtttaccTTCAGGCTGCTCAGGCAGGGTCAGTGTCAACCAGCTCATATCCATACTGAACTGGCTGGCAATGCTGGAGTTTCTGCTGCTGAAACCATTATATGGTATTGTGCCAATCACTAATGGCAGCTCCAGCATCAATTTTTTAGCACCAGGAATATGAATATACACCTAATATGCCCCAAAACAATGAGAAAGGCACAAATATAAGTTCAACCTCATAGTAGATAGCctgatcattttttttcacataaacaAACTCCTTTGACACctgccctcccacccacccagccccaccccaacccccaaaaAGCAGTAAAAAGAGCAGACGAAACAAAACCAACAGCATGCAAATGTAGACAGGGAACTGTGACCTTAATATACTTATATTATAATAACAACTATAGGAAATTAAGTATGTGTCTTCAGCATAACAAATGCCTCTTAAGGTGCCTCAACATTTTTATGTAGTTAATTAAATCCCTTTAGGGGATAGTTTTTGATTGGAAAAAAAAGGCCAATCTTTATATATTCCACAATTTGTGGCAATGCCGATATAAAACTACACCCTTCAAGGTATTTGCTATACATGTTCCCAGTAATACAGCACTAGCTCCTGCTTGTTCTCCACGTTCTCCAGCTCAGGTGGCGGGGGGCTTACAGCTAAGGAGTAGTCCACGCGGATGACACAGCAGTCCAGGATGGAGGGCGTGACAGGCGGGATCTTCAGCGTCTTCCCGTTCCAAGTGTCTGTGCTCCCAGAGGCGATGTGGTTTCCTCGCACATTGGCCACCATGTGCCGGACGGTCTTTGTTTTTCCACTAGCCAAATATGTCTGGGTTTGGAAAATAGCGGCTTTAGGAACAATCAGACGAGAGGAACAATTCTCTATTTCTGCATAGATTGGAATAGCTTCTCCTAAAAGGAAAACGAAACCATGGTGGATTCAGGCACCTTTCAAAAATTTCTCATCACAGAGGAACAAGATCACTACCATTTAAAGCAAAAAGGCCCCCAACATTACCTAAGAATGAGAAGTCTTGATGGAAAATTTATATTGTAAATCTGAGTCAAAGAAATGGGAATTCATGGCAGTTTGTGAAAATGTGTAGTGTAGAAAAAATTTCCTAATTATTGCATGATTTATTCCAAATGCATATAAATGACTAGTATACTGTAAAATTAAGATAAGACAAGTAAATGATTCAAAATTACATTAAGTAAAAAAAGATTACTAACAGACTCATTTGTGCCTATCAAATTAAAATCTGCCCAAAGGAAGCCTTTGCCTTTAAGGAACTGAAAATGTTATAGCACAAAACGATGGAGTCGACAAATTTTATGACATTACATGTCCACATCATACCATAACCACACCATGTTCATTCAAGCCTGGAGTGGGGACCAAATCCTCAAGCAATTAAGCCCTTTACAAAATAGTCTAACATCAATCTGTTACAACTCTTAAATGTCCTACTGTCTTCCGTATCTCAAAACTGCCTGGAATTAAAATGCCTAACATCTTTCATGCTGCAATAGCTCTCTTTCAAGCAACACTCCCTTGGACATACTTTacaatgctaaaataaaatgctGGCCATTGTGAATTAGTCTGtcgagacatttggtgaggcaaaatgagccagaagcaaaagagcaaatattgtagggtctcatttagaaaatacgtattaaaaaaacaggggtctagattgtaagctcttatagcagtcacacttagtctggaGTGGTCATCGTTATTTCTAGACTTTgatagaatattttatatatgtacaacctgatatttagagatagaaatgaagccaatcaggtcaggattaaggtaattcagaatagagGGGTAACAAAAacattgtctctattttagaaactcatctactctttgagaacaaaggaacaaatgattattttgcccagaaatgaaattttctgtagcaaactcaacctatctgaacagatcatttaaacaatccaaatacagggaacccacctgtatagcttaatgtaatgcctggatacatcctagagtatattaagcagataatcaaaaaatactggcaaagtccc
This genomic stretch from Tamandua tetradactyla isolate mTamTet1 chromosome 12, mTamTet1.pri, whole genome shotgun sequence harbors:
- the ARRDC4 gene encoding arrestin domain-containing protein 4 isoform X1, with protein sequence MGGEARSVATAGFEGRVKSLGLVFEDERKGCYSSGETVAGHVLLEAAEPVALRALRLEAQGRAIAAWGPSTPLSAAVPAAASEVEYLNVRLSLREPPAGENILLLQPGKHEFPFSFQLPSEPLVTSFTGKYGSIQYCVRAVLERPKVPDESVKREFQVVSPIDVNTPALLTPVLKTQEKMVGCWIFTSGPVSLSAKIERKGYCNGEAIPIYAEIENCSSRLIVPKAAIFQTQTYLASGKTKTVRHMVANVRGNHIASGSTDTWNGKTLKIPPVTPSILDCCVIRVDYSLAVYIHIPGAKKLMLELPLVIGTIPYNGFSSRNSSIASQFSMDMSWLTLTLPEQPEAPPNYADVVSEEEFSRHVPSYTQPSGGEGEACCPVFACIQEFRFQPPPLYSEVDPHPGDVEETQPVSFIL
- the ARRDC4 gene encoding arrestin domain-containing protein 4 isoform X3; protein product: MVGCWIFTSGPVSLSAKIERKGYCNGEAIPIYAEIENCSSRLIVPKAAIFQTQTYLASGKTKTVRHMVANVRGNHIASGSTDTWNGKTLKIPPVTPSILDCCVIRVDYSLAVYIHIPGAKKLMLELPLVIGTIPYNGFSSRNSSIASQFSMDMSWLTLTLPEQPEAPPNYADVVSEEEFSRHVPSYTQPSGGEGEACCPVFACIQEFRFQPPPLYSEVDPHPGDVEETQPVSFIL
- the ARRDC4 gene encoding arrestin domain-containing protein 4 isoform X2, coding for MLDGKRNLEHRRNGGLKKKSKLRTIRGAAGMGSENILLLQPGKHEFPFSFQLPSEPLVTSFTGKYGSIQYCVRAVLERPKVPDESVKREFQVVSPIDVNTPALLTPVLKTQEKMVGCWIFTSGPVSLSAKIERKGYCNGEAIPIYAEIENCSSRLIVPKAAIFQTQTYLASGKTKTVRHMVANVRGNHIASGSTDTWNGKTLKIPPVTPSILDCCVIRVDYSLAVYIHIPGAKKLMLELPLVIGTIPYNGFSSRNSSIASQFSMDMSWLTLTLPEQPEAPPNYADVVSEEEFSRHVPSYTQPSGGEGEACCPVFACIQEFRFQPPPLYSEVDPHPGDVEETQPVSFIL